A stretch of the Lonchura striata isolate bLonStr1 chromosome 15, bLonStr1.mat, whole genome shotgun sequence genome encodes the following:
- the CDC23 gene encoding cell division cycle protein 23 homolog, which produces MAAMAAMAAGGGDFSDLREIKKQLLSVAERSRERGLQHSGKWAAELAFALEPLPLSELPPPPVLTEEDARDLDAYTLAKSYFDLKEYDRAAYFLQGCKSQKAYFLYMYSRYLSGEKKKDDETVDSLGPLEKGQVKNEALRELRVELSKKHKAQELDGFGLYLYGVVLRKLDLVKEAIDVFVEAAHVLPLHWGAWLELCNLITDKEMLKFLSLPDTWMKEFFLAHIYTELQLIEEALQKYQSLIDAGFSKSTYIISQIAVAYHNIRDIDKALSIFNELRKQDPYRIENMDTFSNLLYVRSMKPELSYLAHNLCEIDKYRVETCCVIGNYYSLRSQHEKAALYFQRALKLNPRYLGAWTLMGHEYMEMKNTSAAIQAYRHAIEVNKRDYRAWYGLGQTYEILKMPFYCLYYYRRAHQLRPNDSRMLVALGECYEKLNQLVEAKKCYWRAYAVGDVEKMALVKLAKLHEQLNESEQAAQCYIKYIQDIYSCGEVVEHLEVSTAFRYLAQYYFKCKLWDEASACAQKCCAFNDTREEGKALLRQILQLRNQGETSSTDVAAPFFLPASLSANNTPTRRVSPLNLSSVTP; this is translated from the exons ATGGCGGCAATGGCGGCgatggcggcgggcggcggTGACTTCTCGGACCTGCGGGAGATTaagaagcagctgctgagcgTGGCGGAGCGGAGCCGCGAGCGCGGGCTGCAGCACAGCGGGAAGTG GGCTGCTGAGCTGGCCTTCGCCCTGGAGCCGCTGCCACTGAGCGAGCTGCCGCCTCCGCCCGTGCTCACCGAG GAGGATGCTCGTGATCTGGATGCCTACACATTGGCCAAGTCTTACTTTGATCTCAAGGAATATGACAGGGCTGCCTACTTTCTACAGGGCTGCAAGAGCCAGAAAGCTTACTTCTTGTACATGTACTCCAGATACCTG tcaggggaaaagaaaaaggatgatgaGACAGTTGACAGTTTGG GACCTCTGGAAAAAGGACAGGTGAAAAATGAAGCTCTACGAGAATTGAGAGTTGAACTCAGCAAGAAACACAAAGCACAGGAACTGGATGGATTTGGCCTTTATCT ATATGGTGTTGTACTGCGGAAACTGGACCTGGTGAAAGAAGCAATAGATGTATTTGTTGAAGCTGCTCATGTCCTGCCTTTGCACTGGGGAGCCTGGCTGGAACTTTGCAACTTGATTACGGATAAAGAGATG CTGAAGTTCCTGTCCTTGCCAGATACATGGATGAAAGAGTTCTTTCTTGCACACATTTATACAGAACTGCAGCTGATAGAGGAAGCTCTGCAGAAGTATCAGTCTCTCATTGATGCAGGATTTTCCAAAAGCACTTATATCATCTCTCAGATTGCAGTTGCCTACCACAATATAAGAG ATATTGACAAAGCTTTATCCATTTTTAATGAGCTGAGGAAACAAGATCCTTACAGGATAGAAAACATGGACACTTTCTCCAACTTACTGTATGTAAGG AGCATGAAGCCTGAGTTGAGCTACTTGGCTCATAATCTCTGTGAGATAGACAAGTACCGTGTTGAGACCTGCTGTGTAATTG GAAATTATTATAGCTTGCGTTCCCAGCATGAAAAAGCAGCACTCTATTTCCAGAGGGCTTTGAAACTGAATCCTCGTTATCTAGGAGCCTGGACACTAATGGGACATGAGTATATGGAAATGAAGAACACATCTGCAGCTATCCAGGCTTATAG GCATGCAATAGAAGTGAACAAAAGGGACTACAGAGCATGGTATGGCTTGGGACAAACCTATGAAATCCTCAAAATGCCATTTTACTGTCTCTACTACTACCGACGGGCCCACCAGCTCAG ACCAAATGATTCTCGTATGCTGGTTGCTCTAGGAGAATGCTATGAGAAACTCAATCAGTTGGTGGAAGCTAAGAAG TGCTATTGGAGAGCTTATGCTGTGGGAGATGTGGAGAAAATGGCACTTGTGAAACTCGCCAA GTTGCATGAACAGCTGAATGAATCTGAACAGGCAGCTCAATGCTACATCAAATACATCCAGGATATCTATTCCTGTGGG GAGGTAGTGGAGCACCTGGAGGTCAGCACTGCATTTCGTTACCTGGCCCAGTACTACTTCAAATGTAAGCTTTGGGATGAAGCTTCAGCATGTGCTCAGAAATGCTGTGCCTTCAATGAT ActagagaagaaggaaaggccCTGCTGCGCCAGATCTTACAGCTTCGCAACCAAGGAGAAACATCATCCACAGATGTTGCTgctccctttttccttcctgcatCCTTGTCAGCCAACAATACTCCCACACGTCGTGTCTCCCCTCTCAATCTGTCTTCTGTAACACCATGA